TCGTGCCTGAGTTTCTTCTTTCCCTCGGCGATGAAGTGTTCCATGTTCGCCGTCACCTCGCGCGTCATATCGCCCGTCAGACGCGCCGCGAGCGAGGCGCCGAGCGAGGCCGCCGCGAACAGAAGGTTTCCCTGCAGCAGGAAGGCGACCGCGGCGAGCCGTCCGAAACCGGAAACGAACTGCCGCGCTTCGAGGCCTAGCGACACCGCCTCGATCTCGAAATCCTTTTTGAACTCGACCAGCGGCGCCGTCGAGCCCTGCCGGCCGAGCGAAACGCGCGAATCGAACCTGGCCAGCTGCTGCGAAAGTTCGCGGGAACAGTCCGCCGCGAGCGGCCTGACGGCCCGGTTGATCCGCTCGAAGATGTTCTCGGCTTCGATCAGGACATGATCGCGGGCGAGTTGATGCAGGCCGGCGATTTTCGCTTCGTCGAGCGAGTCGCTCGAAAGAATGGCCTCGACGGCGGCGCGCAGGGTGAGATGCTCCGGCGAAGGGGCATCGGCGCCACGGGCCGCCGCGACTCTGCGACCGTGCGGCGGAACGAGCGGCCGGTCGGCTTCCGCGGCGCGGGCCGTCTCGAATATGAGGCTTTCGACGCCGTTCGCGAACCGCGTGAGAATGCGTTCGCGATCAGCCTCGAGCGTTTCGATCTCGCGTTCGCGCTCGTCGGCGGCCTGCTCGCTCTCGTGCCGGCTCCGGTCGAGCGCCGCCATCAGCATGGCAAGCCCCTGCTCGAGATCGTCCAACATCGACTCGAAGCGGGCCAGAGGAATCTCGCACAGGGCATCGCGGCGACTTTCCACGAGATCGACCGAGAGGCCGTTCAGCAGGTCCGCGACGCCCGATCTTCTCCACGCCTCATCGTCGCCGTTCCGCCGCGCCTCCAGCGCGGACTTCGCCGAAACTCCCCAGATGCGGATTTCCGGGTGAATTTCGGCGAGGTTTCTGCGGCAGTATTCGACGGCTTCTCCACGCTGGGCCTCGTCTGGAATGCGGTCGACGCCGTTGACGACGAACCAGCATTTTCTGATGTGGTGCTTCAGAACCCCGTTCTTCAGGAACCGCACCTCCGAGTCGGAAAGGGGCTGTCCGGCGTTCAGAACGAAGATGACCCCGTCCGCGCGCGGGATGAACTCCTCGGTGAGCCGGCGCCGCACCTCGTCGGTATCGTTGACGCCGGGCGTGTCGATGATGACGACGCCGTCGCGCAGGAGGGGGAGGGGCCAGCCGATCTCGACGTGGTCGACGTGCTGGGCGGCCGTATTCCTTCGCGTGACCCAGTCCTTCAGGGTAAGCGGGTCCACGTCCTTTGAGCCGCCGTCCCGGTCACGGACAATGGCGACGGGCTTTTCGGCATGTCTGATCAGACACAGCGCCGCGGTGCATACCAGCGCCGCGCGCGGCAGGACATCTTCGCCCAGCAGAGCGTTGATGAGGGTCGATTTTCCGCGCTTGATCTCGCCCAGAACGGCGACGGAAAACCGCTCGGCGAGAACGCGGCGTTCCAACTCGCCGGCGGAGCGAATCAGCGCGGTGAAGCCAAGCTCCCGTGCGATGTCGGCGGCTTTGCCGAGCAATCCGAGCAGGTTTTTCTGAAATTCACGGTAGGTTGAAAGATCCATGGTCGACGGCCAGCTCCGAGATTCGTGAAATCATATCACACGCGCTCTCCATGCAGATGTTTTTGTTTCGGAGCTAATCGTTGTATAGTGGTCTTATGCCAGAACAGCTCACCGTCGTCACGCCTGAAAACATCGAACTCCGATTCCAGATGGCGGGGCTGTATTCGCGCGGCCAGGCCCAGTTTTACGATTTCTTCTACCAGGTCGTCGCCTGCGTGCTCCTTCACGTGAGCCCGCTCTACATCGGCTTCGGGGGATACGGCTACAGCGGCATCTACGCCGCCTACTCGATCATCGTCTATTTCCTGCTTTTCTGGTGCTATTACCCGATCTTCGAACTCTACTTCGACGGCCAGACGCCCGGAAAGCGAAAACTCGGGCTCCGGGTCGTCATGGCCGACGGCGGCCGGGTCGGCTTCGCGGCCTCGCTTGCGCGGAACATCATCCGCATCGTCGATTTCCTTCCGGTCTGTTTCCTGCTCGGCATGGCGTCCATCCTGTTCTCCGAACGTCACCAGCGGCTTGGTGATCTCGCGGCCGGTACGATCGTCATCCGGGACGCCGAGGACCTGACCAAGGCGCCCGGAGGCGGCAAGCCAGATGAACACTGACCCCGCGACCACGAACGGGTTTTCCGACTGCCTCGCGCTGATCGAGAGCGCCGATCCCGCATCGAGGCGGAAGGGCGTCGCTCAGCTCGAGCGCTTTCACGAGCCGCGCGCCCTTCGCGTCGCCCTGTCGCTCTCGAATGACCCCGACGAAAGCGTCAGGGAAACGGCGGCCGAGGTTGTCGCCACGCTTCGCCGGGCCGGCGTTTCGGCCGAGAAGCCGGGAAAAGCGAAACCCGCCCGCCAGGTCGCGACGGACACCCTGCTCTCGTCGCCGGAAGTCATGGACGAGGTGTTTTTTCTCTGGCGGCGAAACCGGAAAAACATCATCAAGGCGTGGCTCCTCGCCGATCTCCCCCAGATTCTCATCTGCATCTCGATGTTCGCGACCCGCAACCTTCTTGGAAACGGCCCCGTCTCGAGCTCTTCGGCCGATGCCGTTCTGACGGTCATCTTCCTGGTCGTCTGTTTTTTCGGCCGCCCCTTCGCCTGGATGCTGACGGGAAGGGCCATCATGGCTGCGTTCCCGGACCGGCCCTCACAGACCGTCGCGAAACGACCGATGAGCGCCCTCGAGTATATCGGGCTCACGCAGATGAACCTGGTCGCCCAACTGCCGCTCGTGGGCGGGGCCGCGCTCCTGTATTACGCCCCGCCGTTCGAACCGGTCCTGTTCTTCGTCGTCTACCTGCTGTTCTTTCTCGCCTATCACAGCTACACCTGCACGCTCATGCCGCGCCAGTTGATCGCGAACGCCGACGTGTTCGTCGTTTTCCGAGCCCTGTTCAGGGACGGGTTCGCCTGCTGGACATTTCAACGGACGCTGTACATGTCTTTTCTCTGGATGATGGTGATGCTGTATTTCGCCATCATCGTGAGCGGGATCTACCTCATCGAGTTGCTCAATTTCCACAACCCCGGATATATATTTGTCGCCATCGTCACACTGGCGGACACCCTCGTCGATACGTTCTGGATGGGGTGGCAACTTACCGTCGCCAGGCTTCTGCCGGGCGACGTCCTGAGGCAAAGATCGGCATGAACCCTTCCGCGTCGAGCCCACGCTCTCTCATTCGAGCATATATTATATCATATATATTATTCATCACGCATCTTCTTTCGCCCTGCACCGGGCTCGCAGGCACGATGACGTGCAGAGTCCTGAAAAATGTCTCCGCCGATATCGCATCTTCGGTGACCGACCTGGCAAAAGGCGATGCTCTTCCCGACGACCGCCTGCACCAGCTCGCTGGGCAGTTTCGGGACATCGACGCGATCCTCCTCGATGATGAAACGGTGATGCCCGCCGACGTCTCCTGGATCCCGGGGAACCTCCCCGAGATCGCGAGGGAGCCCGACCTCCGCCGGCGCCGTCAGATGCTGCTGCAATGGCGAGATACGATCCGGCTCCTCGCGGAGGATGCGACGGCGAAACCCGGCACCGGACGCGCGACGCGACAGGAGATGGAAGAAGCGTTGAAACGAGCGGAAAAGGTCTCGTCGGTACCGTCGGGCTGTCTGTGGGAGTGCAGTTCCGGCGACGGCGGGGAGGGCGGAACGCCCCTGTACGATTCGACGATCATCGGTGAAACGGTTCCCGTTGAAGGCGCACCATCCGGAAACGCCCACGGTTCGGGCGGCTCTGGAGGCTCAAGCGGCTCGGGCGGTTCAGGCGGTTCGGGCGGCTCGGAAAGCTCGGGAGGCTCAGGCGGAAGCGGTGGGTCCTCGGGCAGCGGCTCCGGCGGTTCAGCAGGCGGCGGTTCCGCTTCGCAACCCGGCACCCAGCAAGGGTATCAACCGACAGGCCAGACCGGCCAGGGGAGGCCCGTCCAGACCTCGCCCACGACGGTTGGCGGCAGGCCCCCGGCGCCACGCCATCAGCCGTCGCCCCCGCCGCCGAAGCCGCACGTAAAGCCGCCGGCTCCCCCCCCGAACCCCCCTTCGGGCGGCTCCTCCTGGGTCCAGTCCCTTTTCAAGCTCCTGTACTGGGTCATCGTCGTTCTGTGCGTCATCGCCTGCGCGATCGTGATCTGGGTCATCTGGCGAACGTGGCGCCAGCGCGTCTCCGGAGATGACTCTTCCCAGCTTCTCGGCATGTCGGCGCTTCCGGAGGTGCGCAAACAGGCCCAGACCCTCTTCCGGCAGGCCGAAGAGGCGGCCACGGCGAACGATTTCCAGGAAGCCCTGCGCCTGATCACGACCGCCTGCCTGCTCCTGCTCGAAGAACGGTCCGTGGTCGCCTTCCAGGAGAGCCTCACGAACGGCGAGTATCTCGGCATGCTGGCCGAGCGCCGCCAGCTCCAGGACCTGTTCCGCGCCCCCCTGAAGCGGTTCGACGGAATTTTCTACGGCTTCGCGGCGCCGTCGCGGCCCGATTACGACGCTTTCCGCGACGTGTTCCGCAAGCTCGGGGGCGCATCATGAACGTCGCCACACCCCGCATGAAAGGCTACCTGATCCTGCTGCTCTCGCTCTTCATTTTCACGATGTGGGGCGTGAATCTGCTGAGTCTCTCCCAGATCGAGATCGACAAACCCGAACCCTCAGGAGCACCGAAACAGAGCGGCGGCGGAGGTGGGGGGAATCGCGTCATCGAGGTGAAGCCCTGCCCGTTCCTGTATTTCTACTTCTACGAACTCGGCTACACCCTCTACCTCACGTCGGCCCCCCCTCGCGAGCCGAACGGCACGATGCTGATGGTCGAGCCTCCCGAGCGCCTCCCATCGGCCCTCCTGCGCCAGCTTGCCGAATGGCTCGGCAAGGGCGGCAACCTGGTCATTCTCACCTCCCGATCCCATCCGATCCTCAGCCAGGCGGGAATCGACGTTGCGACGTCGAAAGAATCGAAGGAATCGTCCCAGGTCTCACGCCTCTTCATGCCGTATCTCTGGCTGAATGACGCCCGCGAGTTCGACGCCGGATACGCCGGCTGGAAAGCCCAGGCAGGCCGCTCTTTCCTCAAGCCGTTTTTGCCGCCGAGCCCCGGCGTCGATCCGGTCCTCGTGACGGGGTGGGGAAGCGGCCGCCTGTGCATCGCCGCCTCCGCCGAGCTCACCGGCCCGGCCGGCCTCCGCAAGCGCGACAACCTCGTCCTGCTGACCAGGCTCGCCGAGCGGCTGACCCCCTCGAAACAGCTTTTTTTCTTCGATCCCGAACCCGGGCGCCGGCTGAGGGCCGTCGTCTCGAGCGGGGGCGGCGGCGGGGGCGGCGCCACGCCCGTCGTCAAAACGAAAATTCCATACCTGTCACTATGGAGTTTGATGAAGGCGAACGCCGTCAGTTGGGCGCTGCTCCAGCTCGTGCTGGCGCTGGCGATCTTCGCGATCTCGATCGGCAGACGTTTCGGCCCCGTCAGGCCGATTCCGCCCGAAGACCCGCCCCAGCAGTCGTTCGTCGCATGTCTCGGGCAGCTGCTCCGGCGGCAGCAGATCAACTCGTTCGCGGCGAGCCACGCCATCGCGCACTTCCTGCCCGCCGCCTTCAAGCGGTTCGGCCTCCCGCCCGACGCCCCCGCCTCGGCCCTGGTCGAGGCGATGAAGAGCGTCAGGCCTGACCTTGCCGAAAAGCTCGGCGCGGCCCTCACCGGTCTCAAACGCATCACCGAAAGCGAGGGGAGCGACGAAAGCGACGCCCGCCTTCTCCATCACATGCAGACTCTTGCGCAGATACGAAAGGAACTACGCATCAATGGCTGATTTCTCGAAGGTCCAGCAGGTGTTCTCCAATCTCCGGAAAGAGCTTCAGAAGGTCATCGTCGGCCAGGACCAGGTCGTCGACCTGATCCTCACGGCCCTTCTCGTCCGCGGCCACGTGCTTCTCGAGGGCGTTCCCGGCACGGCGAAAACCCTCACCGTCAAATCGATCGCGCGACTGATGGGTCTCTCCTTCCAGCGTATCCAGATGACGCCCGACCTCATGCCATCCGACGTCCTCGGAACGACGGTGTTCGATACCCGCACCGGCGCGTTCCAGGTGCACAAGGGCCCGATCTTCTGCGACCTCGTCCTCGTCGACGAGATCAACCGCGCCCCCGCCAAAACCC
Above is a window of Candidatus Ozemobacteraceae bacterium DNA encoding:
- a CDS encoding dynamin family protein, with protein sequence MDLSTYREFQKNLLGLLGKAADIARELGFTALIRSAGELERRVLAERFSVAVLGEIKRGKSTLINALLGEDVLPRAALVCTAALCLIRHAEKPVAIVRDRDGGSKDVDPLTLKDWVTRRNTAAQHVDHVEIGWPLPLLRDGVVIIDTPGVNDTDEVRRRLTEEFIPRADGVIFVLNAGQPLSDSEVRFLKNGVLKHHIRKCWFVVNGVDRIPDEAQRGEAVEYCRRNLAEIHPEIRIWGVSAKSALEARRNGDDEAWRRSGVADLLNGLSVDLVESRRDALCEIPLARFESMLDDLEQGLAMLMAALDRSRHESEQAADEREREIETLEADRERILTRFANGVESLIFETARAAEADRPLVPPHGRRVAAARGADAPSPEHLTLRAAVEAILSSDSLDEAKIAGLHQLARDHVLIEAENIFERINRAVRPLAADCSRELSQQLARFDSRVSLGRQGSTAPLVEFKKDFEIEAVSLGLEARQFVSGFGRLAAVAFLLQGNLLFAAASLGASLAARLTGDMTREVTANMEHFIAEGKKKLRHEIVRRRAEISQVWKSDLAVRFDQGFAVIREAVAASLKPSPAMQDTKRFDRIPGEITSLRAGLEALKAGRTS
- a CDS encoding RDD family protein; this encodes MYSGLMPEQLTVVTPENIELRFQMAGLYSRGQAQFYDFFYQVVACVLLHVSPLYIGFGGYGYSGIYAAYSIIVYFLLFWCYYPIFELYFDGQTPGKRKLGLRVVMADGGRVGFAASLARNIIRIVDFLPVCFLLGMASILFSERHQRLGDLAAGTIVIRDAEDLTKAPGGGKPDEH
- a CDS encoding HEAT repeat domain-containing protein, whose product is MNTDPATTNGFSDCLALIESADPASRRKGVAQLERFHEPRALRVALSLSNDPDESVRETAAEVVATLRRAGVSAEKPGKAKPARQVATDTLLSSPEVMDEVFFLWRRNRKNIIKAWLLADLPQILICISMFATRNLLGNGPVSSSSADAVLTVIFLVVCFFGRPFAWMLTGRAIMAAFPDRPSQTVAKRPMSALEYIGLTQMNLVAQLPLVGGAALLYYAPPFEPVLFFVVYLLFFLAYHSYTCTLMPRQLIANADVFVVFRALFRDGFACWTFQRTLYMSFLWMMVMLYFAIIVSGIYLIELLNFHNPGYIFVAIVTLADTLVDTFWMGWQLTVARLLPGDVLRQRSA
- a CDS encoding DUF4350 domain-containing protein, which codes for MNVATPRMKGYLILLLSLFIFTMWGVNLLSLSQIEIDKPEPSGAPKQSGGGGGGNRVIEVKPCPFLYFYFYELGYTLYLTSAPPREPNGTMLMVEPPERLPSALLRQLAEWLGKGGNLVILTSRSHPILSQAGIDVATSKESKESSQVSRLFMPYLWLNDAREFDAGYAGWKAQAGRSFLKPFLPPSPGVDPVLVTGWGSGRLCIAASAELTGPAGLRKRDNLVLLTRLAERLTPSKQLFFFDPEPGRRLRAVVSSGGGGGGGATPVVKTKIPYLSLWSLMKANAVSWALLQLVLALAIFAISIGRRFGPVRPIPPEDPPQQSFVACLGQLLRRQQINSFAASHAIAHFLPAAFKRFGLPPDAPASALVEAMKSVRPDLAEKLGAALTGLKRITESEGSDESDARLLHHMQTLAQIRKELRING